In one window of Ruminococcus hominis DNA:
- a CDS encoding response regulator transcription factor, producing the protein MATILMIDDERPILELVKNGLQKDGHLVTVYTSAAQVPLDKLNRYDLIILDIMMPDIDGFSYCDKIRSLVDCPILFLTAKTMENDITFGLGLGADDYLTKPFRITELRARVNAHLRREHRERHIALTFDRIKIDLSAKELRVDNIPVPLTKSEYLICEYLASNKGQVFSKEQIYEATFSLYGESDSSTISTHIKNIRSKFEKTGVQPIVTVWGIGYRWE; encoded by the coding sequence ATGGCAACAATCCTTATGATTGATGATGAACGACCTATTTTAGAACTTGTGAAAAATGGACTGCAAAAGGACGGACATTTAGTTACAGTCTATACGTCCGCCGCACAGGTTCCTCTTGATAAACTGAACAGATATGACTTGATTATACTGGACATTATGATGCCGGATATAGACGGGTTTTCTTATTGTGATAAAATCCGTTCATTAGTGGACTGTCCTATCCTCTTTCTGACTGCTAAGACAATGGAAAATGACATTACATTCGGTCTTGGATTAGGAGCAGATGACTATTTGACAAAACCATTCCGTATTACAGAATTACGGGCAAGAGTAAATGCCCACTTACGCCGCGAACACCGAGAACGACATATAGCTCTTACATTTGACCGGATAAAAATTGATTTATCTGCAAAAGAATTACGGGTAGATAATATACCAGTGCCTTTAACGAAAAGTGAATATCTGATTTGTGAGTATCTTGCTAGTAACAAAGGACAGGTTTTTTCAAAGGAACAAATATACGAAGCTACATTTTCCCTTTATGGAGAAAGCGATAGTTCTACAATCTCGACACATATAAAAAATATAAGGTCAAAGTTTGAGAAAACGGGTGTTCAGCCAATCGTAACAGTTTGGGGGATAGGTTATAGATGGGAATAA
- a CDS encoding ABC transporter permease, translating to MKTISRIAYSNDKKNKTRSILIMMSICLTTMLLVIISTVGNGMIRLQKSQVAGSYGSNYGLFVAADASQLKEISRRAEIDAIGIMCTEGIIKGNEKGGFVCMDETARKMLPYNKEYELKEGKYPEKMQEIAAGRAFFRAMGYGDVKIGDTVTLDYRAGMQSEYKPEEFVVSGILYDRDEYTIEASYVAFGSQEFYDEHVAENDRQYNIYFTLNDSANVSMNNIEPVIKQIAASCGIEEKNVIVNDLYLQWVLQPSYETIAVCGILILAIVLFSVVVIYNIFQVGIVNKIQEYGKIKALGATKKQMKQLIFREGIFLAIFSIPVGLLLGFLIAKCGFNWLVEQGNLVSTQTGSMGVQNQQVPLFSLPVILLCIFVSFLTVALALRKPMKIVSRISPIEATRYLENAETHKKGKRNGRKNVTVFSMAMANITGNPKRTIGTILTLGLSCALFVIISNYVGNIDTEHEARRYINHGQFELQLDYSDEYDEKYPENNLDTILTDNPLNDSLIEEIKSIPGVTDVMTREIVSVNLNGTRFPADIVSKNDFDFMRQDGDIGSMDYDQAVKNGDIFFGWSTWMEQDGYAPGESIAFDFENGSGTYTYQGKIAGSFVSADTYLVIPEGVYRSMNPRGTAYGYLWVDCDKKDVASVEQSLNALISNTSHIKMDTYHAQLQSAEVAARMMKLGCYLFMAVVGLIGFMNMANTMIMNITTKKQEYGVLQAVGMTNKQLNLCLQLQGLIFTVGTICVALIIGLPLGYTLFSYAKHNGIFGMNIYHVPIVPILIMIFLVGLLQIVLSCVLSSNLKKETLVERIRYQG from the coding sequence ATGAAGACAATAAGCAGAATTGCATATAGCAATGACAAAAAGAACAAGACAAGAAGTATACTGATTATGATGTCCATATGTCTGACTACGATGCTGCTAGTGATTATCAGTACTGTGGGAAATGGAATGATACGTTTGCAGAAAAGTCAGGTGGCAGGCTCATATGGAAGCAATTATGGTCTGTTTGTCGCAGCAGATGCCTCGCAGTTAAAGGAAATAAGCCGCCGTGCAGAAATAGATGCAATAGGAATTATGTGTACAGAAGGCATCATAAAAGGCAATGAAAAAGGTGGGTTTGTCTGCATGGATGAGACTGCAAGAAAAATGCTTCCTTATAATAAAGAATATGAGTTGAAGGAAGGAAAGTATCCGGAAAAAATGCAGGAAATTGCCGCAGGAAGAGCATTTTTTCGTGCAATGGGGTATGGTGATGTAAAGATCGGAGATACGGTTACACTGGATTACCGCGCAGGGATGCAGTCAGAATATAAGCCGGAAGAGTTTGTTGTCAGCGGAATCCTATATGATCGGGATGAGTATACCATCGAGGCATCTTATGTTGCTTTCGGGTCACAGGAGTTTTATGATGAGCACGTCGCAGAGAATGACAGACAGTATAATATCTATTTTACGTTAAACGATTCTGCAAATGTATCTATGAATAATATTGAACCGGTTATAAAGCAGATTGCAGCATCTTGTGGAATCGAAGAAAAAAACGTTATAGTCAATGATCTCTATTTGCAATGGGTCTTGCAGCCGAGTTATGAAACGATTGCGGTATGTGGAATTCTGATTCTTGCAATTGTACTTTTCTCTGTTGTGGTCATTTATAATATTTTTCAGGTCGGTATTGTCAACAAGATACAGGAGTATGGAAAAATCAAGGCTCTGGGAGCGACAAAAAAGCAGATGAAACAACTGATCTTCAGAGAGGGCATTTTTTTGGCAATTTTTTCCATACCGGTTGGATTGCTTCTTGGTTTTCTGATTGCAAAATGCGGTTTTAACTGGCTGGTAGAACAGGGAAACCTTGTATCAACCCAAACTGGCTCTATGGGAGTCCAAAATCAGCAGGTGCCACTGTTTTCCCTGCCTGTTATACTTCTATGTATTTTCGTATCATTTCTTACCGTTGCTTTGGCACTGCGCAAACCAATGAAAATTGTTTCACGGATTTCACCTATCGAAGCAACACGGTATTTAGAAAATGCAGAAACACACAAAAAAGGAAAACGAAATGGCAGAAAAAATGTCACCGTGTTTTCTATGGCAATGGCAAATATAACGGGTAATCCAAAAAGAACCATTGGTACCATCCTCACACTGGGGCTTTCCTGCGCATTGTTTGTGATTATCTCTAATTATGTGGGAAATATTGACACGGAGCATGAAGCACGTCGTTACATAAATCATGGACAATTTGAACTGCAGCTTGACTATTCTGATGAGTATGATGAAAAATATCCGGAGAATAATCTGGATACGATTCTGACGGATAATCCATTGAATGATTCGCTGATTGAAGAAATCAAAAGCATTCCGGGAGTGACAGATGTCATGACGAGAGAGATTGTCTCTGTAAATCTGAACGGAACAAGATTTCCGGCTGATATTGTGAGTAAAAATGATTTTGATTTTATGCGCCAGGACGGGGATATTGGCTCTATGGACTATGATCAGGCGGTAAAGAATGGTGATATTTTCTTTGGCTGGTCAACGTGGATGGAACAAGATGGATATGCTCCGGGTGAATCCATTGCATTTGACTTTGAGAATGGAAGTGGAACCTATACCTATCAGGGAAAGATTGCAGGATCTTTTGTAAGTGCGGACACTTATCTTGTCATTCCGGAAGGTGTATATCGTTCCATGAATCCGAGAGGAACAGCCTATGGCTATCTGTGGGTGGACTGTGATAAAAAAGATGTTGCATCTGTGGAACAGAGTCTGAATGCTTTGATTTCTAATACTTCGCATATAAAAATGGATACCTATCATGCACAGTTACAATCTGCCGAAGTCGCAGCCCGCATGATGAAGCTCGGCTGTTATCTGTTCATGGCGGTTGTGGGACTCATCGGTTTTATGAATATGGCAAACACCATGATCATGAATATTACGACAAAAAAGCAGGAATATGGTGTATTACAGGCTGTAGGTATGACAAATAAACAATTAAATTTATGTCTGCAGTTACAGGGACTGATTTTTACGGTTGGCACCATATGCGTAGCTTTGATCATTGGTCTGCCGCTCGGCTATACACTTTTTTCCTATGCAAAACATAATGGAATATTTGGAATGAATATCTATCATGTTCCAATCGTACCAATTCTTATTATGATTTTTTTGGTCGGCCTATTGCAGATTGTACTTTCCTGCGTTTTAAGCAGTAATCTGAAAAAGGAAACGCTGGTAGAAAGAATAAGGTATCAGGGATAG
- a CDS encoding response regulator transcription factor has protein sequence MPSILVVEDDENLNRGITFSLKKSGYEVFSAESVKKAKRIASDNNVDVTICDVNLPDGNGLEFVRWMRCSQNTYIICLTALDQEMDQVMGYEAGADDYITKPFSLSVLLLKIEAHFRRRQEKTEAGKMISGDIVFIAGEMKVLIKSREISLTKTELKMLTFFLQNPKQILSKTQILENVFDLEGDFVDENTIAVNIRRLREKIEDNPAAPVYIKNIRGLGYIWNQGVRQ, from the coding sequence ATGCCAAGTATACTCGTGGTTGAAGATGATGAAAATTTAAATCGTGGAATTACATTCTCACTGAAAAAATCCGGATATGAGGTTTTTTCAGCAGAATCAGTGAAAAAAGCGAAAAGAATTGCAAGTGATAATAATGTGGATGTTACCATTTGTGATGTGAATCTTCCGGATGGGAATGGACTGGAATTTGTAAGGTGGATGAGATGCAGTCAAAATACATACATTATCTGCCTTACGGCACTAGATCAGGAGATGGATCAGGTTATGGGATATGAAGCAGGGGCAGATGATTATATTACAAAGCCGTTTAGTCTTTCGGTACTTCTTTTGAAAATAGAAGCACATTTCCGCCGCAGACAGGAGAAAACGGAAGCCGGAAAGATGATTTCGGGAGATATCGTATTTATCGCAGGAGAAATGAAAGTCCTGATAAAGAGTCGTGAAATCAGTCTGACAAAAACGGAGTTGAAAATGCTGACTTTTTTTCTTCAGAATCCGAAACAGATTCTTTCAAAAACACAAATATTGGAAAATGTGTTTGATCTGGAAGGGGATTTTGTGGATGAAAATACAATCGCTGTCAATATCAGAAGACTCCGTGAGAAAATCGAAGACAATCCGGCTGCACCGGTCTATATAAAGAATATCAGAGGTCTTGGGTATATATGGAATCAGGGGGTAAGGCAGTGA
- a CDS encoding ABC transporter ATP-binding protein, which yields MSVILETKQLCKFYGAGENQVKAVNQVDIQIEQGEFVAIVGKSGSGKSTLLHMLGGLDTPTKGSVTLAGKDLYRMKEDALAVFRRRKIGFVFQAFNLVSSVNVWENIVLPLGLDGRKVDEAYVNDIIATLGIEKRIYNLPNQLSGGQQQRVAIARALVNRPEIIFADEPTGNLDSKTSDEVIALLKMTAKKYGQTIVMITHDDEIAQVADRILVIEDGQVVDFR from the coding sequence ATGAGTGTGATATTAGAAACCAAGCAACTTTGTAAATTTTATGGCGCAGGTGAGAATCAGGTCAAAGCGGTCAATCAGGTGGACATTCAGATTGAGCAGGGAGAATTTGTCGCAATTGTTGGAAAGTCAGGTTCCGGTAAAAGTACATTACTTCATATGCTTGGAGGGCTAGACACCCCGACAAAAGGCAGTGTTACTTTAGCAGGGAAAGATTTATACAGGATGAAGGAAGATGCCCTTGCTGTTTTCCGCAGAAGAAAAATCGGATTTGTTTTTCAGGCATTTAATCTGGTTTCATCTGTTAATGTCTGGGAAAATATTGTACTGCCACTGGGGCTGGATGGAAGAAAAGTGGATGAAGCGTATGTAAATGATATCATTGCAACTCTGGGGATTGAAAAGAGGATTTACAATCTGCCAAATCAATTATCCGGAGGACAGCAGCAGAGAGTAGCAATTGCAAGAGCACTGGTGAATCGTCCGGAAATTATATTTGCAGATGAGCCGACAGGAAATCTTGATTCCAAGACCAGTGATGAGGTAATCGCCCTGCTTAAGATGACAGCAAAAAAATATGGACAGACAATTGTAATGATTACCCATGATGACGAAATTGCACAGGTTGCTGATCGTATTCTGGTAATTGAGGATGGACAGGTGGTGGATTTCAGATGA
- a CDS encoding potassium channel family protein: MKSILLIGLGRFGRHIAIKLDELHHQVMAVDKEDTRVDAVLPFVTNAQIGDATNEDFLSSLGVGNFDVCIVAIGDNFQNSLEVTSLLKELGARMVVSRAARDVHAKFLLRNGADEIVYPERQLADWVAIRYSADHIFDYIELDEEHAIFEISIPREWIGKTIGQLDIRKKYNINIMALKTNDIMNLKISSDTQLLKDSTMLVLGETKHIQKCFHI; this comes from the coding sequence ATGAAATCAATATTACTTATCGGTCTGGGAAGATTCGGACGGCATATTGCTATAAAATTAGATGAATTGCATCATCAGGTGATGGCGGTAGATAAAGAAGATACTCGAGTTGATGCTGTACTTCCCTTTGTAACTAACGCTCAGATTGGGGATGCGACGAATGAGGATTTTTTAAGTTCGCTTGGTGTTGGGAATTTTGATGTTTGTATTGTGGCTATCGGAGATAACTTTCAGAATTCATTGGAAGTAACGTCCCTTTTGAAGGAACTCGGTGCAAGAATGGTGGTGTCTCGTGCCGCTCGTGATGTTCATGCAAAATTTCTTTTACGGAACGGCGCAGATGAAATTGTTTATCCCGAAAGGCAGCTTGCCGATTGGGTTGCGATCCGTTATAGTGCTGATCACATTTTCGATTACATAGAACTAGATGAAGAACATGCAATTTTTGAAATATCTATACCGAGAGAATGGATAGGAAAAACAATCGGTCAGTTGGATATACGAAAAAAATATAACATCAATATTATGGCGCTGAAAACAAATGATATTATGAATTTGAAAATAAGTTCCGATACGCAGTTGTTAAAGGACAGTACCATGCTTGTTCTTGGGGAGACAAAACATATTCAAAAATGTTTTCATATTTAA
- a CDS encoding helix-turn-helix domain-containing protein: MDIGVVIKKYRKEAGMTQEEMANRLGVTTPAVNKWENSNSKPDIELLAPIARLLDISLDTLLPFHEKLSDTEIEEIIRKMDRMFSEEGYEKTYEWALRLIKEYPNCNMLIWQTAVMLDARRITDKCTNQEKYDKQINAWYELALHDENEEIQHHAAEEIMLKELIYT; this comes from the coding sequence ATGGATATAGGCGTTGTTATAAAAAAATATAGAAAAGAAGCTGGTATGACGCAGGAGGAGATGGCAAACAGATTAGGCGTGACGACACCGGCTGTAAACAAATGGGAGAATAGTAATTCCAAGCCGGATATTGAACTGCTGGCACCAATTGCAAGACTGCTTGATATTTCACTTGATACATTACTTCCTTTTCATGAAAAACTTTCAGATACTGAAATCGAAGAAATTATCAGGAAGATGGACAGGATGTTTTCAGAAGAAGGCTATGAAAAGACTTATGAATGGGCATTGAGACTTATAAAGGAATATCCGAATTGTAACATGCTTATCTGGCAGACTGCGGTAATGCTTGATGCAAGAAGAATAACGGATAAATGCACGAATCAGGAAAAATATGATAAGCAGATTAACGCATGGTATGAGCTGGCACTACATGATGAGAATGAAGAGATACAGCATCATGCAGCAGAAGAGATTATGTTAAAAGAATTGATTTATACTTAA
- a CDS encoding sensor histidine kinase translates to MGIKMKTSLTRTFYKFLVCLLGGLCLSVVVPFACMMFASSIGLVTLADNNERQTKALVPILTATPNVSDIHFPTGTKFLRLTKNYGYIDTNMSEEEKEKALMFAKTGFMDTSGKTQFIFITRDDEYIVLQYVIGSQYLNAQFNQYLPSPEIMMISLITISSLGVCVYLTVHFAKELRKELTPILEATKEIENNNLDFTIGHSKILEFENVIISFDSMRNSLKGSLEKQWRSEKAQREQIASLAHDLKTPLTVMQGNIDLLDETELDEEQKLYLSYAMSSSEQMKQYIKILIDISKASAGYQLQMEDVNFPEFWKHILSQTEIICKDKGIVIQQTQHNFPQNITGDRMLLERALMNLVSNSLEYSPENSTLYIDVNSKDNYLNICITDCGCGFSQEALDHAKERFYMADQSRSSKLHYGMGLYIVDSIIKQHKGKLLLDNSTETKGAKVTIKLPL, encoded by the coding sequence ATGGGAATAAAAATGAAAACATCACTTACAAGAACTTTTTATAAATTTCTTGTTTGTCTACTTGGCGGACTATGCTTGTCCGTTGTCGTCCCTTTTGCCTGTATGATGTTTGCTTCCAGTATAGGGCTTGTAACACTTGCAGATAATAACGAACGGCAAACGAAAGCTTTAGTACCGATACTAACTGCAACACCAAATGTATCAGATATACATTTTCCTACTGGAACTAAATTTCTTCGATTAACTAAAAACTATGGATACATAGATACGAATATGAGTGAAGAAGAAAAAGAAAAGGCTTTAATGTTTGCTAAAACGGGGTTCATGGATACAAGTGGTAAAACACAGTTTATTTTCATTACTCGAGATGATGAATATATTGTTTTACAGTATGTTATAGGTTCTCAATATTTAAATGCACAATTTAATCAGTATTTACCATCCCCAGAAATTATGATGATTTCTTTAATCACTATAAGCAGCTTAGGGGTATGTGTTTATCTGACTGTTCATTTTGCTAAAGAGTTGAGAAAAGAATTGACACCTATTTTAGAAGCTACCAAAGAAATTGAGAATAACAACTTAGATTTTACTATCGGACATTCTAAAATATTGGAATTTGAAAACGTGATTATATCCTTTGATAGTATGCGAAATAGTTTAAAAGGTTCATTAGAAAAACAGTGGCGAAGTGAAAAGGCACAAAGAGAACAGATTGCATCTTTAGCTCATGATTTGAAAACTCCATTAACTGTTATGCAGGGGAACATTGACCTATTAGATGAAACAGAACTTGACGAAGAACAAAAGCTATATTTATCGTATGCAATGAGTAGCTCTGAGCAGATGAAACAGTATATAAAAATTTTGATTGATATATCTAAAGCATCTGCTGGCTATCAATTACAAATGGAAGATGTAAATTTTCCAGAGTTTTGGAAACATATCTTATCTCAAACTGAAATCATCTGCAAAGATAAAGGTATTGTTATTCAGCAGACACAGCATAATTTCCCACAGAATATAACTGGGGATAGAATGTTACTGGAACGAGCATTGATGAATTTGGTTTCAAATTCTTTAGAGTACTCGCCTGAAAACTCTACATTATATATAGATGTAAATAGCAAGGACAATTACTTGAATATCTGTATTACAGACTGTGGCTGTGGCTTTTCGCAAGAGGCATTGGATCACGCAAAAGAACGTTTCTATATGGCAGACCAAAGTAGGAGCTCTAAACTGCATTATGGAATGGGTTTATATATTGTTGATAGCATTATAAAACAGCATAAAGGAAAACTTCTGCTAGATAATTCCACAGAAACCAAAGGTGCCAAAGTTACTATAAAGTTACCATTATAA
- a CDS encoding sensor histidine kinase: protein MESGGKAVTKRYRKKITVVLSLVLPVILLFAILNCFTTYVFYEDYKYKMNLMTEIAAKEEFSGLDAVSELLKDKDVETNEQGMQLLEQYGYWGNKGNACYLQFRHQVMVTGAVSTVICVLLLTFLFYWKKKEDACHQKILDQLEEILIRFRENKFDDLLKTENHAELEKLNDQLEAIGHHIQLLKEEARAEKENTKEMVSDISHQLKTPVAALDTCFSVLMQNDLSATEQEEFRIRCRSALDGLETLLQSLLEISKMETGLIQINKKKLPLMDTVISAVNRTYPKADEKEIEFVFDYAKELETCTIMQDKRWLGEAVINVLDNAVKYSPFGSKIFIRLQKRNDLVRMEIEDQGIGIPQNEYHKIFQRFYRGSSKEVMEKSGTGIGLFLSREIIEKHAGTITVTSGKKKKGSTFVIQLPYVG, encoded by the coding sequence ATGGAATCAGGGGGTAAGGCAGTGACAAAGAGATATCGCAAGAAGATTACAGTAGTGCTCTCCTTGGTATTACCTGTCATATTATTGTTTGCAATATTAAATTGCTTTACCACGTATGTGTTTTATGAAGATTATAAATATAAAATGAATCTTATGACAGAGATTGCTGCAAAGGAAGAATTTTCCGGGCTGGATGCTGTTTCGGAATTGCTTAAGGATAAGGATGTTGAAACCAACGAACAGGGAATGCAATTATTGGAGCAATATGGATACTGGGGAAATAAAGGAAATGCATGTTATTTGCAATTCCGGCATCAGGTTATGGTGACCGGTGCTGTAAGCACTGTGATATGTGTGCTTCTCTTGACTTTTTTATTTTATTGGAAGAAAAAAGAAGATGCGTGTCATCAGAAAATTTTAGACCAGTTGGAAGAAATTCTGATCAGATTCCGTGAAAACAAATTTGATGATTTACTGAAAACGGAAAATCATGCAGAACTGGAAAAATTGAATGACCAGCTTGAAGCAATCGGACATCATATTCAGTTGCTAAAGGAAGAAGCACGGGCAGAAAAGGAGAACACGAAAGAAATGGTTTCTGATATTTCTCACCAGTTAAAGACACCGGTTGCAGCTTTGGATACATGTTTTAGTGTGCTGATGCAGAATGACTTAAGTGCCACAGAACAGGAGGAGTTTCGTATCCGTTGTCGGAGTGCTCTGGATGGACTGGAGACATTATTGCAGTCACTTCTTGAAATATCCAAGATGGAAACCGGACTGATTCAGATTAATAAGAAAAAACTTCCGCTTATGGATACTGTCATATCTGCTGTGAACCGTACTTATCCCAAAGCGGATGAGAAAGAAATTGAATTCGTTTTTGACTATGCAAAAGAGCTGGAAACATGCACGATTATGCAGGACAAAAGGTGGCTTGGTGAAGCTGTAATCAACGTTCTGGATAATGCGGTCAAGTACAGTCCGTTTGGTTCAAAAATATTTATCCGGTTACAAAAAAGAAACGATCTTGTAAGAATGGAAATTGAGGATCAGGGAATTGGTATTCCGCAGAATGAGTATCACAAAATTTTTCAACGATTTTACAGAGGAAGTTCCAAGGAGGTCATGGAAAAGAGTGGTACAGGAATCGGACTTTTTCTATCGAGAGAAATTATCGAAAAACACGCAGGTACGATTACGGTAACCTCCGGCAAAAAGAAAAAAGGAAGCACGTTTGTGATTCAATTACCATATGTTGGTTAA
- a CDS encoding TrkH family potassium uptake protein, whose translation MQQTNRSRHRHMTSFQVISLGFLSVILLGSLLLMLPVATKSGQCTSFLDALFTATSAVCVTGLVVNDTATYWSLFGQGIILLLIQIGGMGIVTIAIAIAVVSGRKIGLMQRSTMQEAISAPTVGGIVRRTQFIIRITILIEIIGAALLAPVFCRDFGFWKGIWYSLFHSISAFCNAGFDLIGIRTPFSSLTFYSVQPIVNLVIMALIVAGGIGFLTWEDIKNHKWHFKKYRMQSKVIFMVTGLLIFLPALYFFYFEFSNVPLTERVWVSLFQSVTPRTAGFNTADLTLLSEVGQMLIIILMLIGGSPGSTAGGMKTTTLAVLVSSALSVFRKKEHTHFFGRQIPDGTIRNAATIFLMYIVLFLVGGMVISSTEDIPLMTALFETASAIGTVGLSLGITPDLGLVSHIILICLMFFGRVGGLTLIFATISEKKSNGSRYPQEKITVG comes from the coding sequence ATGCAACAGACAAACAGATCAAGACATCGACATATGACATCATTTCAAGTGATTAGTTTAGGGTTTTTATCCGTGATTCTCTTAGGAAGCCTGCTTTTGATGCTGCCGGTTGCCACAAAAAGCGGTCAGTGTACCTCCTTTTTGGATGCTTTGTTTACCGCAACTTCTGCGGTTTGTGTGACTGGACTGGTTGTTAATGATACGGCAACCTACTGGTCTTTATTTGGACAAGGAATTATTTTACTGCTGATTCAAATCGGAGGTATGGGAATTGTTACGATTGCTATTGCGATTGCTGTTGTATCCGGACGCAAAATCGGGTTGATGCAGCGAAGTACCATGCAGGAGGCAATTTCAGCTCCAACGGTGGGCGGCATTGTACGGAGAACGCAATTTATTATCCGGATTACTATTCTTATCGAAATCATTGGTGCGGCTCTTTTAGCCCCTGTTTTTTGTAGGGACTTTGGGTTTTGGAAAGGAATATGGTATTCGCTGTTCCATTCTATTTCTGCTTTTTGCAATGCAGGATTTGATCTAATCGGTATAAGAACTCCTTTTTCCTCGTTGACCTTTTATTCTGTACAGCCGATTGTAAATCTTGTAATTATGGCGCTGATTGTTGCAGGAGGTATTGGATTCCTTACATGGGAGGATATAAAGAATCATAAATGGCATTTCAAAAAATACCGGATGCAAAGCAAGGTGATTTTTATGGTAACAGGACTATTGATATTCTTACCGGCTCTTTACTTTTTTTATTTTGAATTTTCAAATGTGCCTCTTACGGAAAGAGTATGGGTTTCCTTGTTTCAATCCGTTACACCGAGAACTGCAGGATTTAATACGGCAGATTTGACTTTACTCAGTGAAGTTGGGCAAATGCTTATCATTATTCTGATGCTTATCGGTGGCTCTCCCGGTTCCACTGCAGGTGGTATGAAAACGACAACTCTTGCAGTTCTCGTTTCATCGGCATTATCTGTATTTAGGAAAAAGGAACACACCCATTTTTTCGGCAGACAAATTCCAGATGGCACTATCAGAAATGCAGCTACAATTTTTTTGATGTATATCGTTTTATTTCTTGTCGGAGGAATGGTAATTAGCAGCACAGAAGATATTCCACTTATGACCGCTTTGTTTGAGACGGCGTCGGCAATCGGAACAGTAGGGTTATCGCTGGGAATAACTCCTGATCTGGGGCTTGTTTCCCATATAATCTTGATTTGCCTGATGTTTTTTGGCAGAGTGGGAGGATTGACCTTGATTTTTGCCACCATTTCTGAAAAAAAGTCTAACGGTTCAAGATATCCTCAGGAAAAAATTACAGTAGGTTAA
- a CDS encoding potassium-transporting ATPase subunit C yields MAKQDRTADVKPSGIFTTIEKCTDSRFLGVFGEKTVNVLKVNLMLDGIL; encoded by the coding sequence CTGGCAAAACAGGACCGGACAGCTGATGTAAAACCATCCGGAATATTCACTACTATTGAAAAATGCACCGACAGTAGATTTTTAGGTGTTTTTGGAGAGAAAACAGTAAATGTTCTGAAAGTCAATTTGATGTTGGACGGTATCCTGTAA